The Gordonia iterans DNA window GCCTGATCGGTGCGCTGCGCGCCGCTCTGGCCGCCGTCGGTGCGGACCTGATCGATCACCGGATCGCCGATCTCGCCGAGGTCGCCGGGGACCGGATTGTGGTGGCCGCCGGCCTGGACTCCGGTGCCCTGGTTCCGGGACTGGACGGACTGCGCGGGGAGAAGGGGGAGATCCTGCGGCTGCGCCGGACGGCCTGGTCGGTGCCGCCGCCGCGGCACGTGGTGCGCGCCCGGTGGCACGGCCGGAACGTCTACCTGGTTCCGCGGCACGACGGCGTGGTGGTCGGTGCGACCCAGTACGAGGCGATCGATCCGGACGACCGCCGTCCGCAGGCGGGCGGCGTCGCCGATCTGCTGTCGGATGCGTGCGAACTGTTCCCGGGACTGCGGACCTACGATCTGGTGGAGGCCGCCGCGGGCATCCGTCCGGTGTCGGCGGACGGGTTGCCGATCGTGCGACAGATCGACGAACGGCTGATCGTGGCGACCGGACACGGCCGCAACGGCATCGCACTGGCGCCGGAGACCGCTCGCCGCGTGCTGGATCTGATCGGCGAACCGGCAGTGGACGAGACGCCCGGCGGAGGATACACGGATGAGAGGAGTGTTCGATGAGCACATCGGAGGGATCGATCGAGCTGACCGTCAACGGCTCGGAAGTCAGCGTCGAGGCCGGGACCGACGTCGCCGGCCTGCTGGCTCACCTGGGACTGCCGGACTGTGGGGTCGCCGTGGCGATAGACGGCGCGGTGCGGCCGCAGTCCCGGTGGGCCGAACCGGTTCCCGCGTATGCGGTGGTGGACGTCCTGACGGCGGTGCAGGGTGGTTGAGGGCGCCCCCGCCGCTGGCGGCGACGTCCTGGAAATCGCCGGACGACGGCTGAGCTCGCGGCTGATCATGGGAACCGGCGGGGCGCCCAACCTCGCCGTGCTGGAAGCGGCGCTGGCGGCCTCCGGCACCGAATTGACGACGGTCGCGATGCGCCGGGTGAGTCCGGCTTCCGGGACCGGACTGTTGGACATGTTGCGGCGCTTGGACATCCAGGTGCTGCCGAACACCGCGGGGTGTCACACGGCGGCAGAAGCGCTGCTGACCGCGCAGCTGGCCCGCGAGGCGACCGGCACCGAACTGATCAAGCTCGAGGTGGTCGCCGACGAGCGCACCCTCCTGCCCGACCCCGTCGAATTGCTCGACGGAGCCGCTGCACTGGTGGCCGACGGTTTCGCGGTGCTGGCCTACACCAATGACGATCCCGTGCTGGCCCGCCGCCTGGAGGACGCCGGGTGCGCCGCCGTCATGCCCCTGGGTTCGCCGATCGGCACCGGGCTGGGCATCGCCAACCCGCACAACATCGAGATGATCGTCGCGCGGGCCGGGGTGCCGGTGGTGCTCGACGCCG harbors:
- a CDS encoding FAD-dependent oxidoreductase; amino-acid sequence: MARELAIVGGGAVGLSCALAAADRGWLVRVYDAGPDRRAAQVAGGMLGCLGEARPGESELLALSAESVARWPALLRRLGDDVVAASDTLLVAASVADRAYFDDAAAFARGVLPDASIAEQTASALRAAEPGLVRTPPGGYLLAGEGAVDNRRLIGALRAALAAVGADLIDHRIADLAEVAGDRIVVAAGLDSGALVPGLDGLRGEKGEILRLRRTAWSVPPPRHVVRARWHGRNVYLVPRHDGVVVGATQYEAIDPDDRRPQAGGVADLLSDACELFPGLRTYDLVEAAAGIRPVSADGLPIVRQIDERLIVATGHGRNGIALAPETARRVLDLIGEPAVDETPGGGYTDERSVR
- the thiG gene encoding thiazole synthase (functions in thiamine (vitamin B1) biosynthesis; in Bacillus subtilis this enzyme catalyzes the formation of thiazole from dehydroxyglycine and 1-deoxy-D-xylulose-5-phosphate and ThiS-thiocarboxylate), whose product is MVEGAPAAGGDVLEIAGRRLSSRLIMGTGGAPNLAVLEAALAASGTELTTVAMRRVSPASGTGLLDMLRRLDIQVLPNTAGCHTAAEALLTAQLAREATGTELIKLEVVADERTLLPDPVELLDGAAALVADGFAVLAYTNDDPVLARRLEDAGCAAVMPLGSPIGTGLGIANPHNIEMIVARAGVPVVLDAGIGTASDAALAMELGCDAVLLASAVTRANDPVAMAHAMRHAVRAGRLAAGAGRIPKRFWAQASSPAVGAAGE
- the thiS gene encoding sulfur carrier protein ThiS, giving the protein MSTSEGSIELTVNGSEVSVEAGTDVAGLLAHLGLPDCGVAVAIDGAVRPQSRWAEPVPAYAVVDVLTAVQGG